Genomic segment of Xanthobacter dioxanivorans:
AAGCCCGCCCTCATCTTCGTCGAGGAGAGCGGAGCGGTCCGCACCTACAGCTTCGACCACCTGAAGGCGCTCACCAACCGCTTCGCCAATGCCCTTGTTGCCCGCGGCCTCAGTGCCGGCGACCGGGTTGCGGTGTTCCTGCCGCAGGCGCCGGAAACCGCCATCGCCCACATCGCCGCCTTCAAGGCGGGCATGATCTCGGTGCCCCTGTTCACCCTGTTCGGCGACGAGGCGCTGGAATTCCGGCTCCAGGCCTCGGGCGCCCGGGCCTTGGTCACTGACCTTGGCGGCCTCGCCAAGCTGGAACGGGTGCGCGACCGGCTGCCGGACCTGGCGCATGTCTTCGTCATCGGAGCGGACAGCGGCGGCGCCGCGTCCTTCGACGCGGTGCTCGAAAAGGCGTCCGACCGCTTCACACCGGTGGATACCGGACCGGACGATCCGGGCATCATCATCTTCACCTCGGGCACCACCGGGAATCCGAAAGGTGCGCTGCACGGCCACCGGGTGCTGCCGGGGCATTTGCCCTGCATCCAGTTCGTCCATCAATACATGCCGCAGCCGGGCGACCTGCACTGGACGCCGGCCGACTGGGCCTGGATCGGCGGCCTGTTCGACGTGCTGTTCCCCTCGCTTTATCTCGGCGTGCCGGTGCTCGCCCACCGGGCGAAGAAGTTCGATCCCGACGCCGCCATGGCGCTGATGGCGGATCACCAGGTGCGCAACGTGTTCCTGCCGCCCACGGCGCTCAAGCTGCTGCGGCAGGCGGACGTGCGCCATTCCGGCCTGAAGCTGCGCTCGCTGCTCACCGGCGGCGAGACGCTGGGCGCCGAGCTCGGCGCCTTCGTGCAAGAGCGGCTGGGGGTCGAGGCGCGGGAGATCTACGGCCAGACCGAATGCAACCTGGTGGTGGGGTCCAATTCCAGCTTCTTCCCCATCCGCCCCGGTGCCATGGGCAAGGCCATTCCCGGCCATGACGTGCGCATCGTGGACGAGCACGGCCGCGAGCTACCGCGTGGCGAGGAGGGACATATCGGCATCCGCCGCGGCGATCCGGTGATGATGCTGGAATACTGGAAGAACCCGCAAGCCACCGCGCAGAAATACGCTGGCGACTTCCTCCTCACCGGCGACATGGGCCGGCAGGACGAGGAGGGATACCTCTGGTACGTGGGCCGCAGCGACGACGTCATCACCTCGGCCGGCTACCGCATCGGGCCCGGGGAGATCGAGAACTGCATCCTCAAGCATCCCGCCGTGGCGCTGGTGGCGGTGGTGGGCGTGCCCGACCCGCTGCGCACCGAGGCGGTGAAGGCCTGGGTGGTGCCCAAGCCCGGCGTCGTCCCCTCGGAAGCCCTCGCCGCGGAGATCCAGGATTTCGTGAAGACGCGCCTGTCCGCCCACGAATATCCGCGCCACGTCATCTTCACCGACACCCTGCCCATGACCGCCACCGGCAAGATCCTGCGGCGGGAACTGCGGGCGCGGGGGTAGCAGGGAGGAGCCTTTCGCCCCTCGCACGGGCACTGCCCGGCACCGTGCGACCCCTCACCCCAGCCCACCCCCACAAGGGGCGAGGGAGCGAGCCGGCGCCTGGCCCTGTCCAGGGAAAACCGCTCGGCCGTCCTTCCCCACTCCCCTTGTGGGAGAGGGTGGATCGCGGCGGAGCCGCGAGACGGGTGAGGGGCCGGGTGCCGCTTGGCGCAGAGTTCTGACGTGGAGAGAGCCTGCCACCCCTCACCCCGGCCCTCTCCCGCAAGGGGAGAGGGGGCGGCGGCGCCCTCCGCGGGAGGAGCAGTTGCAGATCGAAACACCCTTCGCCCGCCCCCTCATGCGGTGCCGGACGTCTCCGGTCCCGCCTCGGCCGGCGCGTTCAGCGCCTCGGCGAAGGCGGTGAAGAACTGGTCCGAGAGCTTCTTGGCCGTCGCCTGCACGAGCCGCCCGCCGAGGGACGCGAGCTTGCCGCCGATCTGCGCGTCGGCCACGTAGGTGAGGATGGTGTCGGCGCCGTCCTCGGCGAGGGAGACCTTCGCCTCGCCCTTGGCGAATCCGGCGATGCCGCCATTGCCCTGCCCCACGATCCGGCAGCCGGCGGGGGCCTCCATGTCGGTGAGCTCCACCGAGCCGGAGAAGGTGGCGGAGACCGGCCCCACCTTCACCTGCACCTTGGCGGCGTAGGCGTTGTCGCCGGTGCGCTCCAGCTCCTTGCAGCCGGGAATACAGCGCCGCAGCATGTCGGGGTCGAGGATCGCCCGCCACACCGTCTCGCGCGGGGCCGAGATGCGATATTCGCCCGTGAGTTCCATGGCGTGTTCCTTCCTGTTCCGCACCTGAGGATGGGGGCATCCTCGGGGGTGTTCGTTCGCGCCGCGTCAGACCGCGCAGTAGCGGTCCTGGATGTCCTTGTCGGCGAGCAGCGCGGCGGCGCTCGATTCGTGCACCAGCTCGCCCTGGTCGATGATGATGGCACGGCTCGCGAGGTTCAGCGCCCATTCCACGTTCTGCTCCACCAGCAGCAGCGTGGTGCCCTGGTCGCGCAGCCGACGGAACAGGACGCCCATCTCCTCCACCAGCACCGGCATGATGCCCTCGGACGGCTCGTCGAGCAGCACCATTTTCGGCTTGGAAATGATGGCGCGGGCGATGGCCAGCATCTGCTGCTCGCCGCCGGACATGGTGGTGCCCTGCTGGTCGAGCCGCTCCTTGAGCCGCGGAAAGCTCCGCGCGATCTCGTCGATGGCCGCGCGCTCGTCGGTGCGGCCGGCCGAGACGAGGCCGAGCTGGAGATTCTCCCGCACCGTCAGGCCGGGGACGATGCGCCGCTCCTCCGGCACGTAGCCGAGGCCGAGGCGGAAGCGCGCGTGGGCGCCAAGCGGCAGCAGGTCCGTGCCGTTGAAGCGGACCTCGCCTTCCGCGCGGGGCATCAGGCCCATGATGGCGCGCAGGGTGGAGGTCTTGCCCGCCCCGTTGCGGCCGACGAGGGCGACGATCTCGCCCTCCTCGACGCGGAAGGAGAGGTCGTGCACCACGTGGCTCGGCCCATACCAGGCGTTGAGCTTCTGAACCTCAAGCATAGCCATCGTTCTGCCCCAGATAGACGCGGCGCACCTCCGGATCCGCCTGCACCGCGGCCGGCGTCCCGTCGGCGATGAGCCGGCCGTGATGCAGCACCAGGATGCGGTCGGAGAGGCCGAGGATCATCTTCATCTTGTGTTCGACGAGGAGAATGGTGCGGTCCGCCGCGAGGCGCTCGATGAGCGCCACCATCTCCTTGGTTTCCTCCGGCCCCATGCCGGCGGTGGGTTCATCCAGCAGCAGCAGCTCGGGGTCGGCCACCAGGGCGATGGCGATCTCCAGCGCCCGCTGCTCGCCGTGGGCGAGATCGCGCGCCAGGCGGCCCCGGCGGTGCAGAAGCCCCACCTGCGCCAGTGCCGCCGCCGCCTTCTCCGCCAGCTCCGGATAGCGCGAGCGGTGGGAGAGGATGTCGTAGCGTGCCTTCAGCGCCTGCGCCGCCACCCGCACATTCTCTTCCACGCTCAGCGCGGGGAAGAGGTTGGTGATCTGGTAGGAGCGGGCGATGCCGAGATGGGCGAAGCAGTGCTGCTTCAGGCCCTTCAGCTCCTGGCCCTTGAACGTGATGGAGCCCGCGGAGGGGGAAGCACGCCGGAGAGCACGTTGAAAAAGGTGCTCTTGCCGGCGCCGTTCGGCCCGATCACCGCCGTCACCTTGTTGCGCTCGAACGCGGCGCTGATGTCCGCCAGCGCGACGAAGCCGCCGAAGGAGCGCCCCACCTTCTCCACCGTCATGATGGCGGTCATTTCGCGCCCCTCCCCTCGCGCCGCGCGAGGACGATCAGGCTGCCCCAGATGCCCTTGGGCAGGAACAGCACGAACAGGATGAAGATCACGCCCACGATGAGCTGCCAGTGGGAGGTCCACAGCGAGGCCACATCCTCGATGAGCAGGAACATCAGCGCCCCCGCGAACGGCCCGAAGAAGGAGCCGGCCCCGCCCAGCATGGTCATCATCACCACGACGCTCGATGTCTGAACCCCCAGCGCATCCAGCGGGACGATGGCGAGGTGCAAAGCGGACATGGCCCCGGCCAGGCCGCAGACCCCGCCGGAGAGCACGAAGGACAGGAGCTTGGTGCGTTCCACGTCGAAGCCGCAGGCCCGCGCCCGGGTCTCGTTCTCGCGCACCGCCTCGATGGCCGCGCCGAAGGGCGAGTTCAGCACCCGCGAGACGAACCACAAGGCGAGCGCCGCGAAGACCATCAGGAAATAGTATTTCTGCATGGGGTCGAGCAGGTTCACCGACAGGCCGCCGGGCAGGACCGCCCTGGTCACGGTGAAGCCGCGCAGGCCGTTCTCGCCGCCGGTCACGCTCGACGCCTGCAGGGCGAGGTAGAAGACGAGCTGGGCGAGGGCCAGCGTCACCATGCAGAAATAGATGCCAC
This window contains:
- a CDS encoding acyl-CoA synthetase: MLVPADDYAGLVRAFSWVIPARFNMGVACADAHADGSGKPALIFVEESGAVRTYSFDHLKALTNRFANALVARGLSAGDRVAVFLPQAPETAIAHIAAFKAGMISVPLFTLFGDEALEFRLQASGARALVTDLGGLAKLERVRDRLPDLAHVFVIGADSGGAASFDAVLEKASDRFTPVDTGPDDPGIIIFTSGTTGNPKGALHGHRVLPGHLPCIQFVHQYMPQPGDLHWTPADWAWIGGLFDVLFPSLYLGVPVLAHRAKKFDPDAAMALMADHQVRNVFLPPTALKLLRQADVRHSGLKLRSLLTGGETLGAELGAFVQERLGVEAREIYGQTECNLVVGSNSSFFPIRPGAMGKAIPGHDVRIVDEHGRELPRGEEGHIGIRRGDPVMMLEYWKNPQATAQKYAGDFLLTGDMGRQDEEGYLWYVGRSDDVITSAGYRIGPGEIENCILKHPAVALVAVVGVPDPLRTEAVKAWVVPKPGVVPSEALAAEIQDFVKTRLSAHEYPRHVIFTDTLPMTATGKILRRELRARG
- a CDS encoding CoxG family protein, whose translation is MELTGEYRISAPRETVWRAILDPDMLRRCIPGCKELERTGDNAYAAKVQVKVGPVSATFSGSVELTDMEAPAGCRIVGQGNGGIAGFAKGEAKVSLAEDGADTILTYVADAQIGGKLASLGGRLVQATAKKLSDQFFTAFAEALNAPAEAGPETSGTA
- a CDS encoding ABC transporter ATP-binding protein, which encodes MLEVQKLNAWYGPSHVVHDLSFRVEEGEIVALVGRNGAGKTSTLRAIMGLMPRAEGEVRFNGTDLLPLGAHARFRLGLGYVPEERRIVPGLTVRENLQLGLVSAGRTDERAAIDEIARSFPRLKERLDQQGTTMSGGEQQMLAIARAIISKPKMVLLDEPSEGIMPVLVEEMGVLFRRLRDQGTTLLLVEQNVEWALNLASRAIIIDQGELVHESSAAALLADKDIQDRYCAV
- a CDS encoding branched-chain amino acid ABC transporter permease gives rise to the protein MTTSELVAERLAERGPVSAGATLDRWRVPLTVAVLCVLPWVLPSQALAVNVLIYGLFTVGFNLLFGYTGLLSFGHAAFFGGGAYLTGMAIHYLGFGWFPAMVTGVLGASVLAAAIGALSIRTRGIYFCMVTLALAQLVFYLALQASSVTGGENGLRGFTVTRAVLPGGLSVNLLDPMQKYYFLMVFAALALWFVSRVLNSPFGAAIEAVRENETRARACGFDVERTKLLSFVLSGGVCGLAGAMSALHLAIVPLDALGVQTSSVVVMMTMLGGAGSFFGPFAGALMFLLIEDVASLWTSHWQLIVGVIFILFVLFLPKGIWGSLIVLARREGRGAK